A section of the Desulfuromonas thiophila genome encodes:
- a CDS encoding Pycsar system effector family protein: MPTPSDPPTATEEPLLPRLLASNALRANLSKHMVLNQMADSKVSIIITAASLVVTITLTQYQHLPLAATLLLVTASLLALLFSFFAIIPPLHASGATNLFYFRSFAELSEEEFRQQFLATLSDKNRLYDAYLHEIYFLGKHRLTRKYALIRNAMWCLLAGLGGAAAVVLLCSLP; encoded by the coding sequence ATGCCAACGCCCTCCGATCCGCCGACCGCCACCGAAGAGCCCCTGCTGCCACGCCTGCTGGCCAGCAACGCCCTGCGCGCGAATCTGTCCAAGCACATGGTTCTCAACCAGATGGCCGACTCCAAGGTATCGATCATCATCACCGCCGCTTCCCTGGTGGTAACCATCACCCTGACCCAGTACCAGCACCTGCCCCTGGCAGCCACGCTGCTACTGGTCACGGCCAGCCTGCTGGCGCTGTTGTTCTCATTTTTCGCCATTATTCCGCCACTGCACGCCAGTGGTGCCACCAACCTGTTCTACTTCCGCTCCTTCGCTGAACTAAGCGAGGAGGAATTCCGGCAACAGTTTCTCGCCACCCTCAGCGACAAGAACCGGCTGTACGATGCCTACCTGCATGAAATCTACTTCCTCGGCAAGCACCGTCTGACCCGTAAATACGCCTTGATCCGTAACGCCATGTGGTGCCTGCTGGCCGGCCTGGGCGGAGCCGCCGCCGTGGTATTGCTCTGCAGCCTGCCCTGA
- a CDS encoding NfeD family protein, whose protein sequence is MNDLFTPWLLWLLAGVTLALLELAVPGFILIFFGAGCLVVALCLLVLDLTLTQQLWLFLIATLVSLIGLRRFAMRIFAGEQAVNPVDQLLDEPHGTARVVQAIRPPVPGRVAWRGSFWDAQAEEDFEVDALVAVRGYAEGSRSQLQVEALPAAAVSAQDH, encoded by the coding sequence ATGAATGATCTGTTTACGCCCTGGCTGCTGTGGCTGCTTGCCGGTGTGACGCTGGCGTTGCTGGAATTGGCGGTGCCTGGTTTTATCCTGATTTTTTTTGGCGCCGGCTGTCTGGTGGTGGCCCTGTGCCTACTGGTCCTGGATCTGACGCTGACGCAGCAACTCTGGCTGTTTCTGATCGCCACCCTGGTCAGCCTGATCGGGCTGCGGCGTTTCGCCATGCGAATCTTCGCCGGGGAACAGGCGGTCAACCCGGTTGACCAGCTGCTGGACGAGCCGCACGGCACGGCACGGGTGGTTCAGGCCATCCGGCCACCGGTGCCGGGACGGGTGGCCTGGCGCGGTTCCTTCTGGGATGCCCAGGCTGAAGAGGATTTTGAGGTCGATGCCCTGGTGGCCGTGCGTGGCTATGCCGAGGGTTCCCGCAGTCAACTGCAGGTTGAAGCCTTGCCGGCCGCTGCGGTGTCAGCGCAGGATCACTAG